One region of Polynucleobacter sp. MWH-Aus1W21 genomic DNA includes:
- a CDS encoding CaiB/BaiF CoA-transferase family protein, producing MNVRPLDGITVVALEHVIAAPFCTRQLADLGARIIKIERPGGGDFARGYDTQVEGLSSHFVWVNRSKESLTLDLKQEPAMAILKSLLKTADVFIQNLAPGAASRMGLSPEVLQKDNPGLITCAISGYGNDGPYRDKKAYDLLIQSEAGFLSITGTPETPSKAGNSIADIAAGMYAYTNILAALLQRGKTGKGSVIDISMLEALSEWMSFPMYYAYKGAEPPPRNGASHATIYPYGPFKAGDGKTVMLGLQNEREWVQFCETVLENPALALDERFDRNFKRNEKRTELLAIIDACFSQITSEQLIARLEKAQIANAHLNDMAGLWKHQQLKARNRWTKVDTPNGTIAALLPPGLNDSYDYRMDPIPAVGEHTNSILKELGISEPEIASMRASGAI from the coding sequence ATGAACGTTCGTCCATTAGATGGTATTACGGTTGTTGCGCTAGAACATGTTATTGCAGCGCCATTTTGCACCCGGCAATTAGCTGATTTAGGTGCGCGCATTATTAAAATCGAACGTCCTGGCGGCGGAGATTTTGCGAGAGGCTATGACACTCAGGTGGAGGGCCTCTCCTCTCACTTTGTTTGGGTCAATCGATCTAAGGAGAGTTTGACGCTTGATCTCAAGCAAGAGCCTGCAATGGCAATATTAAAAAGCTTATTGAAAACTGCAGATGTCTTTATCCAAAATCTCGCACCTGGTGCAGCCTCTCGCATGGGTCTGAGCCCAGAGGTTCTTCAGAAAGACAATCCCGGATTGATTACGTGCGCTATCTCAGGATACGGTAACGATGGACCCTATCGCGATAAAAAGGCTTATGACCTCCTTATCCAAAGTGAGGCAGGATTTCTTTCAATTACCGGAACACCAGAGACGCCCAGCAAAGCTGGCAACTCGATTGCCGACATTGCAGCAGGAATGTACGCCTATACGAATATCTTGGCAGCATTACTACAGAGAGGAAAAACTGGAAAAGGCTCCGTTATTGATATCTCCATGCTTGAAGCATTAAGTGAGTGGATGAGTTTCCCGATGTATTACGCCTATAAAGGTGCTGAGCCTCCGCCAAGAAACGGTGCATCACACGCAACGATTTATCCATACGGCCCCTTTAAAGCGGGCGATGGTAAGACGGTGATGCTAGGCCTACAAAATGAGCGTGAATGGGTACAGTTTTGCGAAACTGTATTAGAGAACCCAGCGCTTGCATTGGATGAGCGATTTGATCGCAACTTTAAACGCAATGAAAAACGCACTGAGCTCTTGGCGATTATTGACGCTTGTTTTAGTCAGATAACTTCAGAACAGCTGATTGCCAGATTAGAAAAGGCTCAAATTGCAAATGCTCATCTCAATGATATGGCGGGCCTATGGAAGCATCAGCAACTCAAAGCGCGCAACCGCTGGACTAAGGTTGATACCCCAAATGGAACGATTGCTGCACTGCTACCACCCGGACTTAATGACAGCTATGACTACCGCATGGATCCCATCCCTGCGGTTGGAGAGCACACTAACTCCATCCTCAAAGAACTCGGAATTTCAGAGCCCGAAATAGCCTCTATGCGCGCTAGCGGAGCGATTTAA
- a CDS encoding urate hydroxylase PuuD has product MASILTSLGRTVFAGFVLLVLIIFALGGNFSSAELPFVFRWLHVMFGVMWIGLLWYFNFVQIPSMPKIPDEQKPAIGKVIAPAALFWFRYAALFTVVTGLIVAALSGYLHQAFTLQAPFRAIGLGMWIALVMAFNVWFIIWPNQKRALGIVAVEADVKAKSARVAMLTSRLNTLLSVPMLFLMVAQSHNTTWFVIVS; this is encoded by the coding sequence ATGGCATCAATCTTGACCTCTTTGGGACGCACCGTATTTGCGGGCTTCGTTCTTCTCGTTTTAATTATTTTTGCATTGGGCGGTAACTTTAGCTCCGCTGAACTCCCATTTGTTTTCCGTTGGTTGCACGTGATGTTTGGTGTCATGTGGATTGGTTTGCTATGGTATTTCAACTTCGTGCAAATTCCATCTATGCCAAAGATTCCTGATGAACAAAAACCAGCGATCGGTAAAGTAATTGCTCCAGCAGCATTATTTTGGTTCCGTTATGCAGCCTTGTTTACTGTAGTGACTGGTTTGATTGTTGCTGCGTTAAGTGGTTACTTGCACCAAGCTTTCACATTACAAGCGCCATTTCGTGCAATTGGTTTAGGCATGTGGATTGCCTTGGTAATGGCTTTTAACGTTTGGTTCATCATTTGGCCAAATCAAAAGCGTGCACTTGGTATCGTTGCTGTTGAGGCGGATGTAAAAGCAAAATCTGCTCGTGTTGCAATGTTGACATCCCGTTTGAATACATTGTTATCTGTGCCAATGTTGTTCTTGATGGTTGCTCAATCACACAACACAACTTGGTTCGTGATTGTTTCTTAA
- a CDS encoding acyl-CoA dehydrogenase family protein, with product MNHPIPKPDQYQEMREALRDLCGSFDSAYWQKIDHERGYPEAFVDAMTKAGWLAALIPEEYGGSGLGLAEASVIMEEINFSGGNSGSCHGQMYNMGTLLRHGSEAQKKMYLPKIASGELRLQSMAVTEPTTGTDTTKLKTTAVKKGDKYVVNGQKVWISRIQHSDLMILLARTTPISEVQRKSEGMSIFIVNLADAIGKGMEVRPIANMVNHETNEVFFDNLEIPAENLIGTEGQGFKYILDGLNAERVLIAAECIGDAYWFIDRSRRYANDRVVFDRPIGKNQGIQFPIADSYIETEAANLMRFKACELFDNHQPCGPEANMAKYLAAKASWEAANVCLQTHGGFGFANEYDVERKFRETRLYQVAPISTNLIYSYIAEHVLGLPRSF from the coding sequence ATGAATCACCCCATTCCCAAGCCAGACCAATATCAAGAAATGCGTGAAGCATTGCGCGATCTATGCGGCTCTTTTGATTCAGCCTATTGGCAAAAGATCGATCACGAACGCGGCTATCCAGAGGCCTTTGTAGATGCCATGACTAAGGCCGGATGGTTGGCAGCACTTATTCCTGAAGAATACGGTGGATCCGGCTTAGGCCTTGCTGAGGCATCCGTCATCATGGAAGAGATTAATTTTTCCGGCGGCAATTCAGGTTCATGCCATGGACAGATGTACAACATGGGCACCCTGTTGCGCCACGGCTCAGAAGCTCAGAAAAAAATGTACTTGCCCAAAATTGCATCGGGTGAATTGCGACTTCAAAGTATGGCTGTTACTGAACCCACTACTGGTACCGACACCACTAAATTGAAAACTACTGCAGTTAAAAAAGGTGACAAGTATGTAGTGAATGGCCAGAAGGTTTGGATTTCTCGTATTCAACACTCTGATCTCATGATCTTGCTTGCACGCACTACACCGATCAGCGAAGTGCAACGTAAATCTGAAGGCATGTCGATCTTTATCGTGAATCTTGCTGATGCTATCGGCAAAGGTATGGAGGTTCGACCAATTGCCAATATGGTCAATCATGAAACGAATGAAGTTTTTTTTGACAATTTAGAAATTCCAGCAGAAAACTTAATTGGTACAGAAGGTCAGGGTTTTAAATACATCCTTGATGGCCTCAATGCAGAACGCGTCTTAATTGCCGCTGAATGCATTGGAGATGCTTACTGGTTTATTGATCGGTCACGTCGCTACGCTAATGACCGAGTTGTATTTGATCGACCTATAGGCAAAAACCAGGGGATTCAATTTCCAATTGCTGATAGCTATATTGAAACTGAAGCGGCTAATCTGATGCGCTTTAAAGCCTGTGAATTATTTGATAATCACCAACCTTGCGGACCAGAAGCCAATATGGCCAAATACCTTGCTGCTAAAGCATCCTGGGAAGCTGCCAACGTCTGTCTGCAAACTCATGGTGGTTTTGGTTTTGCCAATGAATATGACGTTGAACGTAAGTTTAGAGAAACTCGCCTCTATCAAGTGGCGCCAATTTCAACTAATTTGATTTATTCGTATATTGCTGAACATGTTCTTGGTCTACCAAGATCTTTCTAA
- a CDS encoding 3-hydroxybutyrate dehydrogenase has product MSTLKGKTALVTGSTSGIGLGMALALAKQGVNIMVNGFGEKDEAIAKIKACGVEVDYHGADMSKPAEIEDLIKQTEKRFGSLDILVNNAGIQYTANIEEFPTDKWDAIIAINLSSAFHTTHHALPGMKKRNWGRIINIASVHGLVASTQKAAYVAAKHGIVGLTKVTALENARTGITCNAICPGWVLTPLVQKQVDARAEREGISNEAAKTALVSEKQPSGEFVSPEQLAALAVFLCGPDASEVRGVAWNMDGGWTAQ; this is encoded by the coding sequence ATGTCTACATTAAAAGGTAAAACTGCTCTAGTCACTGGCTCCACTAGTGGCATTGGCTTAGGCATGGCATTGGCACTAGCAAAGCAGGGCGTCAATATTATGGTGAATGGTTTCGGTGAGAAAGATGAAGCTATTGCCAAAATTAAAGCGTGTGGAGTAGAGGTTGATTATCACGGCGCCGATATGAGCAAGCCAGCTGAAATCGAAGACCTGATCAAGCAAACAGAAAAACGTTTTGGATCACTCGACATCTTGGTTAACAACGCTGGCATTCAATACACTGCAAATATTGAAGAGTTTCCAACGGACAAATGGGATGCCATCATCGCCATCAATTTGAGCTCCGCTTTTCATACGACACATCATGCTTTGCCTGGTATGAAAAAACGTAACTGGGGGCGCATTATTAATATCGCTTCTGTGCATGGTCTAGTGGCCTCAACTCAGAAGGCTGCTTATGTTGCTGCCAAGCATGGCATTGTTGGCTTGACTAAAGTAACCGCTCTAGAAAATGCGCGTACCGGTATTACCTGTAATGCAATTTGCCCAGGCTGGGTACTAACTCCACTCGTGCAGAAACAGGTGGATGCCCGTGCTGAACGTGAAGGCATTTCTAATGAAGCAGCAAAGACCGCCTTGGTATCTGAAAAACAACCTTCTGGCGAGTTTGTTAGCCCTGAGCAATTGGCTGCCTTGGCTGTGTTCCTATGTGGACCAGATGCGTCTGAGGTTCGTGGGGTGGCTTGGAATATGGATGGCGGCTGGACTGCTCAATAA
- a CDS encoding rubrerythrin family protein has translation MARPEIKTIHNLESAFAGESMAHIKYRYFAKLARAAGDEETAKIFEATAEQEVMHAFGHLDLLYPANTMTPARALEIAIEGETYEYTEMYPSFRKTAVEEGNAAVIQEIDEQIAESKEHAEQFQATLAKAAKRFAALANVEERHANHYKQALEKAKVFAAQ, from the coding sequence ATGGCACGTCCAGAAATCAAAACCATCCATAACTTAGAGTCTGCCTTTGCAGGTGAATCTATGGCTCATATCAAATACCGATACTTTGCAAAGTTGGCTCGCGCAGCGGGTGATGAAGAGACCGCTAAGATATTTGAAGCTACTGCCGAGCAAGAGGTAATGCATGCATTTGGTCACCTAGACTTACTCTACCCCGCCAATACAATGACGCCAGCGCGTGCCTTAGAGATTGCAATCGAAGGTGAAACTTATGAATACACTGAAATGTATCCTTCATTTCGAAAAACAGCTGTAGAAGAGGGCAATGCAGCCGTCATTCAAGAAATTGATGAACAAATCGCTGAATCAAAGGAGCACGCAGAGCAATTTCAGGCAACATTAGCTAAAGCAGCAAAACGCTTCGCAGCATTAGCTAATGTAGAAGAGCGCCATGCAAACCATTACAAGCAGGCTTTAGAAAAAGCAAAAGTTTTTGCTGCTCAATAA
- a CDS encoding endonuclease/exonuclease/phosphatase family protein produces the protein MSPVNSSRFTVLSMNVHKGLSPLHRHATIYQLRQKMRSHYPDLLFLQELQQEHRGRVRRFGQWPLTELTHFLSEDFWQHWHYGKNVEYRDGHHGNAILSRHPQQKGNNYDISAYRFEGRGLLHSITRLEGIDKPIHCFCVHLALFERGRERQLETIIRHIQDLTQDGPTIVAGDFNDWRNRVSAPMKAAGFDEVFETLTGSPAKTFPSMKPLLPMDRIYVRGLKIHSAQILHEWLKLSDHLGITAELELL, from the coding sequence ATGAGCCCAGTTAACTCCTCCCGTTTTACAGTCTTAAGCATGAATGTTCATAAGGGTTTATCGCCCTTGCATCGGCATGCCACGATTTATCAGTTGCGTCAAAAAATGCGGAGTCATTATCCGGACTTACTTTTTTTGCAAGAGTTACAACAAGAGCATCGAGGAAGAGTAAGACGCTTTGGACAGTGGCCGCTGACAGAGTTAACTCATTTTCTATCTGAGGATTTTTGGCAGCACTGGCATTATGGAAAGAATGTTGAGTATCGCGATGGGCATCATGGCAATGCGATTCTTTCTAGGCATCCGCAACAAAAAGGCAATAACTACGATATCTCAGCATACCGCTTTGAGGGTCGTGGATTGCTGCACAGCATTACTAGGTTAGAAGGTATAGATAAGCCTATTCATTGCTTTTGCGTGCATCTGGCGCTCTTCGAGCGCGGTAGGGAGCGGCAGCTGGAGACTATTATTCGACATATTCAAGACTTGACGCAAGATGGACCCACGATAGTTGCAGGAGACTTTAATGATTGGCGTAATCGTGTAAGTGCCCCCATGAAAGCCGCTGGTTTCGACGAGGTATTTGAAACTCTCACCGGTTCACCGGCGAAAACTTTTCCAAGCATGAAGCCGCTACTTCCTATGGATAGGATTTATGTGCGCGGACTTAAAATTCATTCTGCACAAATTTTGCATGAATGGCTCAAGCTATCAGATCATCTAGGCATTACTGCTGAATTGGAACTTCTATGA
- a CDS encoding YqaA family protein — MEHIFEHFFAWFGMPSVGLPAVFISAFISATLIPAGSEPILFGYITLNPHLFWVAILVATVGNTLGGMVDWWLGVIARNSFKSIDEPSNSRLKRWLENWGPKLLLLSWLPGLGDPLCLAAGWLKLPWQPCLVYMFIGKLMRFIMFTWLLTLVPDSFWHQLGHWLHLI, encoded by the coding sequence ATGGAGCATATCTTTGAACATTTCTTTGCCTGGTTTGGGATGCCCTCCGTTGGTTTGCCAGCAGTATTTATTAGCGCATTTATTTCCGCAACATTAATTCCGGCTGGCTCTGAACCCATTTTGTTTGGGTACATCACTCTCAATCCACACTTATTTTGGGTTGCCATTTTGGTTGCCACAGTTGGTAATACATTGGGAGGGATGGTAGATTGGTGGCTTGGGGTTATCGCTCGCAATAGTTTTAAATCAATAGATGAACCCAGCAATAGCCGCTTGAAGCGCTGGCTAGAAAATTGGGGTCCAAAGCTTTTATTGCTCTCTTGGCTGCCTGGTCTTGGTGATCCCTTGTGTTTAGCGGCAGGCTGGTTAAAACTTCCCTGGCAGCCATGCCTTGTTTATATGTTCATAGGCAAGCTAATGCGCTTCATTATGTTCACCTGGCTACTCACTCTGGTCCCCGATAGCTTTTGGCATCAGTTGGGTCACTGGCTGCATCTGATCTAA
- the cls gene encoding cardiolipin synthase, whose product MNIMTFIFGSVFGFSLIWVPITHAVIVLLFGIHLISARRPVGVAFAWFLIVILIPILGISLYVLIGERPVGRKLTRKIIRMNREYEKITETMRQEFAVDRQKLPAEGRALSLLAESKNGSPVVAGNKIELHTNSLKILQNFIDEINNAKKSLHLEFYIWALGGDADRVCEALIAASQRGVACRVLLDSLGSKDWFKSQWPARFRKAGIEVTEALPIQIGRFQFRRADLRLHRKIFVIDGSAVWTGSMNLVDPRTFKQDSGVGEWVDAMVRIEGPVAAQFELTFAFDWSVDNPNITNFRDREPPASPHAGGAIAQEFSSGPVYRDDILYQVLLSAIMDAREELVITTPYFGPDDGLIQALMAAAARGVKVTLIVPKLNDSRLVAWSSKSFYEDLMNSGVTIAEFHGGLLHTKSLLIDKRIAIFGSVNFDQRSLRLNFEISLIVYNNEFCAKLEKLIESYLAESDYVDPKVWAKRPAWRRYLENAAHLTSPLL is encoded by the coding sequence ATGAATATTATGACTTTTATTTTTGGATCCGTTTTTGGATTCTCTCTAATATGGGTTCCGATTACACATGCCGTTATCGTACTTTTATTCGGCATTCACTTGATCTCTGCTAGAAGACCAGTGGGCGTAGCATTTGCATGGTTTCTGATCGTCATACTGATTCCTATATTAGGAATTTCATTGTATGTTTTGATCGGCGAGAGGCCTGTTGGTCGGAAGCTTACACGCAAGATTATTCGTATGAATCGCGAGTATGAAAAAATTACAGAGACAATGCGCCAAGAGTTTGCAGTTGATAGGCAGAAATTACCTGCCGAGGGAAGGGCTCTCAGTCTTTTGGCTGAATCCAAAAATGGCTCACCAGTAGTAGCTGGCAACAAAATAGAATTGCATACCAACTCACTCAAGATATTGCAAAATTTTATTGATGAGATTAATAATGCAAAAAAAAGCTTACACCTAGAGTTTTATATTTGGGCTTTGGGTGGTGATGCCGATAGAGTTTGTGAGGCTTTGATTGCAGCATCTCAACGAGGTGTAGCCTGTCGTGTATTGCTGGATTCTCTGGGTAGTAAGGATTGGTTTAAGTCTCAATGGCCAGCACGTTTTCGTAAGGCAGGGATTGAGGTAACGGAGGCGTTGCCGATTCAGATTGGCCGCTTCCAATTCCGTCGTGCCGATTTGCGCTTGCATCGCAAGATATTCGTTATAGATGGCTCTGCAGTGTGGACAGGCAGTATGAATTTGGTTGATCCACGCACATTTAAGCAGGATTCAGGCGTGGGCGAGTGGGTAGATGCCATGGTTCGCATAGAAGGACCGGTGGCTGCTCAGTTTGAGTTGACCTTTGCATTTGATTGGAGCGTTGATAACCCGAATATCACCAACTTTAGAGATCGAGAGCCGCCTGCCTCGCCCCATGCTGGAGGCGCTATAGCTCAAGAGTTTTCTTCTGGCCCAGTCTATCGTGACGATATTCTTTATCAGGTCTTGCTATCGGCCATCATGGATGCTCGTGAAGAGTTGGTCATCACTACACCTTATTTTGGTCCGGATGATGGTTTAATCCAGGCACTAATGGCTGCGGCAGCCAGAGGCGTCAAAGTAACCCTGATCGTTCCTAAGCTCAATGATTCCAGGCTGGTGGCTTGGAGTAGCAAGAGTTTCTACGAAGATTTAATGAATTCTGGAGTAACGATTGCTGAATTCCATGGCGGCCTTTTGCATACCAAGAGTTTGTTGATTGATAAACGGATTGCTATCTTTGGCTCGGTTAATTTTGATCAACGCAGTCTAAGACTAAATTTTGAGATCAGCTTGATTGTCTATAACAACGAGTTCTGCGCCAAACTAGAAAAGTTAATTGAGTCTTATTTGGCAGAATCAGATTACGTTGATCCAAAGGTGTGGGCAAAAAGACCGGCTTGGCGTCGATATCTTGAGAATGCCGCACACCTGACTTCACCGCTGCTTTAA
- a CDS encoding rubredoxin, producing the protein MKTYQCIVCGYIYDEAKGIPEDGIPAGTLWADVPADWECPDCGVAKADFEMVQVS; encoded by the coding sequence ATGAAAACTTACCAATGTATCGTGTGCGGCTATATTTATGATGAAGCAAAGGGAATTCCTGAAGATGGCATTCCAGCGGGAACACTCTGGGCTGACGTGCCAGCCGACTGGGAGTGCCCTGACTGTGGCGTTGCAAAAGCTGACTTTGAGATGGTTCAGGTAAGCTAA
- a CDS encoding NAD(P)/FAD-dependent oxidoreductase — protein sequence MDQTTPQIPSAIVIIGSGLAGYTVVREIRKLNKTVPITLVTREPGYFYSKPMLSTALASNKEATQLISTSADGMATQQEMAIMGECDVISINPNTQTIQTSKGEVAYGKLVMALGADQIRLPLQGNAANEVMTVNDLEDYAHFRKAIVDKKKVAILGAGLIGCEFANDLVLGGYEVDVIDLAPQALGRLLPETAALELQQKLSDAGVRWHLSTTVHAIDRQAESLQVTLENGETITCDVFLSAVGLKPRLELAKATGINVGTGIQVNRQLETNIQNIYAIGDCAEVEGLVLPYVMPIMQCARALAPTLIGQATSLTYPAMPVMVKTPALPTIVSPPAKGAEGKWSTTPVEGGLEARFESANGQLLGFALMGAATAQRGALTKELPAILA from the coding sequence TTGGATCAAACCACCCCTCAAATCCCATCCGCGATTGTCATCATTGGCAGCGGATTGGCTGGCTATACCGTCGTACGAGAAATTCGCAAACTGAATAAAACAGTGCCGATCACATTAGTGACCCGAGAGCCTGGTTACTTTTATTCAAAGCCGATGCTCTCTACCGCTCTAGCGAGCAATAAAGAGGCTACGCAACTCATCTCCACCTCTGCCGATGGCATGGCAACTCAACAAGAAATGGCCATCATGGGTGAATGTGATGTGATCTCCATTAACCCTAATACGCAAACCATTCAAACTAGTAAAGGCGAAGTGGCCTACGGAAAATTGGTAATGGCATTGGGGGCTGATCAGATTCGTTTACCACTGCAAGGCAATGCTGCAAATGAAGTAATGACAGTCAATGATCTCGAAGACTACGCGCACTTTCGCAAAGCGATTGTCGATAAAAAGAAAGTTGCCATTCTTGGTGCCGGTTTAATTGGCTGTGAATTTGCTAACGATCTTGTGCTGGGTGGCTATGAGGTTGATGTCATTGACTTAGCCCCTCAGGCCCTAGGGCGCCTGCTACCAGAAACAGCGGCGCTTGAGCTGCAGCAAAAATTAAGTGATGCCGGTGTACGTTGGCACTTGTCTACCACTGTTCATGCGATAGACCGCCAGGCAGAATCTCTACAAGTAACACTAGAGAATGGCGAGACAATTACTTGCGATGTATTTTTATCTGCAGTTGGCTTAAAGCCACGCCTAGAGCTGGCGAAAGCAACTGGAATCAATGTCGGGACTGGTATTCAGGTTAATCGCCAACTAGAAACCAATATTCAGAATATTTATGCTATCGGAGATTGTGCAGAGGTAGAGGGTTTAGTCCTGCCTTACGTGATGCCCATCATGCAGTGTGCAAGAGCATTAGCGCCAACCTTGATAGGACAAGCAACCTCACTGACTTATCCTGCAATGCCGGTAATGGTTAAGACGCCTGCCTTGCCTACGATAGTTTCCCCGCCGGCCAAAGGGGCTGAAGGCAAGTGGTCCACGACTCCGGTAGAAGGCGGTTTAGAGGCCCGCTTTGAATCTGCTAATGGTCAGTTGCTGGGCTTTGCATTAATGGGTGCAGCTACAGCGCAGCGTGGCGCCCTCACCAAAGAGTTACCAGCCATACTGGCCTAA
- a CDS encoding ATP-binding cassette domain-containing protein, translating to MVNSVEHFEKFIELKDIIVKSNGRTILNIPHAIIPADRITACIGPNGAGKTTFLKVLDGLIKPDSGTVTYSFKTKTSLVLHHTPMIKASAAANIGIVQDVDSSITKLDVQKVMDEVGLSNLANSPAHKLSAGERQKLCLARAILLKPNLVLLDEPTANLDPNTTEQVEDLIRKFDQHGADVIFSSHQLAQVQRLAKHVIFIDQGEIKEKGPVGPFFDNPQTTAAKRYLHQELLSD from the coding sequence ATGGTTAATTCTGTTGAACATTTTGAGAAATTCATTGAACTCAAAGACATCATCGTCAAGAGTAATGGCAGAACGATTCTCAACATTCCACATGCCATCATTCCTGCAGACAGAATTACCGCCTGTATTGGACCGAATGGTGCTGGAAAGACTACTTTTCTAAAGGTGCTGGATGGCCTTATCAAGCCGGATAGCGGCACTGTCACCTACTCATTCAAAACTAAGACTTCATTAGTTCTGCATCACACCCCGATGATTAAAGCTTCTGCAGCCGCTAACATTGGGATTGTTCAAGATGTCGATTCAAGCATCACTAAATTAGATGTGCAAAAGGTTATGGATGAAGTTGGTCTTAGCAACTTAGCTAATAGTCCAGCACATAAATTATCTGCTGGCGAAAGACAAAAACTATGTCTTGCAAGAGCCATTCTTCTGAAGCCAAATTTAGTTTTATTGGATGAGCCTACCGCAAATCTTGATCCAAACACCACCGAGCAGGTTGAAGACCTCATTCGGAAATTTGATCAGCATGGTGCGGATGTAATTTTTTCATCTCACCAACTTGCTCAAGTACAAAGACTAGCAAAGCATGTGATTTTTATTGATCAAGGCGAAATAAAAGAAAAGGGACCCGTAGGCCCCTTCTTTGATAATCCTCAAACAACGGCAGCTAAACGCTACTTACATCAAGAGTTGCTCTCCGATTAA
- a CDS encoding ABC transporter permease: protein MLKAFQDALTLLAHLDGAVLGIVLVSLQVSLSALLIGTLLGLPIGALLATEQFTGKKTIIVALNTLMGVPTVIVGVLVYLMLSRTGPLGAWGWLFTIKGMVVAQTLLTTPLIAALSRQILEDSWRVHRDSFLSLKLPPLSRFKWLLWDCRFSLTIAVLAGLARAISEVGAVMIVGGNIDRSTRTMTTAIALETSKGDLPLALALGIVLLMIVLLANLFTFAVRQIAEHRYG from the coding sequence ATGTTGAAAGCTTTTCAAGACGCACTTACTTTACTTGCCCACCTAGATGGCGCAGTTTTGGGTATCGTCCTAGTCTCCCTGCAGGTCAGCCTGAGCGCTCTCTTGATTGGCACGCTTTTAGGCCTTCCTATTGGCGCCCTTCTGGCGACCGAGCAATTTACTGGCAAAAAGACGATTATTGTGGCCCTCAATACCCTGATGGGGGTGCCCACTGTAATTGTTGGCGTCCTGGTATATCTCATGCTGTCTCGCACAGGCCCTCTGGGGGCTTGGGGTTGGTTATTTACGATCAAGGGTATGGTTGTTGCTCAGACCCTGCTCACAACCCCTTTAATTGCGGCTCTAAGCCGACAAATCCTTGAGGATTCTTGGAGGGTTCATAGAGATTCTTTTCTAAGCCTAAAACTACCCCCGCTCTCACGTTTTAAGTGGCTTTTATGGGATTGCCGCTTTTCCCTGACGATTGCCGTTCTTGCTGGTCTAGCCAGGGCAATCTCTGAGGTTGGGGCCGTCATGATTGTGGGCGGCAATATTGATCGCTCAACCAGAACCATGACTACGGCTATTGCACTAGAGACGAGCAAAGGGGATCTGCCTTTAGCTCTTGCCCTTGGAATAGTCCTGCTGATGATTGTCCTGCTAGCTAATTTATTTACGTTTGCAGTACGCCAAATCGCGGAGCACCGCTATGGTTAA